The proteins below come from a single Caulobacter flavus genomic window:
- a CDS encoding recombinase family protein, with protein sequence MPEGSKPELIPAAQYLRMSKDHQDYSIRNQARFIANYAPSHGFRIVRTYVDPGESGLTLRERPGLRALLADVIKPDCPFKRVLVLDVSRWGRFQKPDQAGAYEFLCYEAGAPVHFCREVFENDDSPVMSLLKQIKRVQAAEFSRELSQKVLYAQLLQAKVGHKLGGHRRYGFERILVDEHNRPVQKLERGQTKALNNQRVVYAVGASEEIAVIRDIFRWYGTDCMPMDAIARRLNDMGVPPADGPRWSALRVRNILSNELLIGIYVFNRTSQPLKGPRRANPPDAWIRTKVMEPVISRTLFDSAARRRRICRRRVPSEEAIASVARLLKAKGYLTNELIDRCPYTPSTQTLRRQFGSLQAVYDHLGYRNRWFRPPKEERPRTKEEMLGILRTIYERDGHVSEAILNGDPSLPNTTLYRYHFGKLTNAYRLAGIPYEYLDFKRRGVELGKARRAGKRRRTTVPKWTSLDHLYSDGQLLDCLRRLHDRHGYVTERLIRTEAEMPPPALFIARFGSLTEAYGQAGIRKSRANAWSREARVQQAKATMNKGMAIPLSSDFRVVSRVY encoded by the coding sequence ATGCCAGAAGGCTCCAAGCCCGAGTTGATACCGGCAGCGCAGTACCTGCGCATGTCGAAGGACCATCAGGATTATTCGATCCGTAATCAGGCGCGGTTCATTGCGAACTATGCCCCAAGCCACGGCTTCAGGATCGTCAGGACATACGTCGATCCTGGTGAGAGTGGCCTGACATTGCGCGAGCGTCCTGGCCTTCGTGCCTTGCTGGCCGACGTCATCAAACCTGACTGTCCGTTCAAGCGGGTTCTGGTCCTGGACGTGAGCCGCTGGGGCCGTTTCCAGAAGCCGGACCAGGCCGGCGCCTATGAATTCCTCTGCTATGAGGCGGGTGCGCCGGTTCATTTTTGCCGCGAAGTGTTCGAGAACGATGACTCGCCGGTGATGTCACTGCTCAAGCAGATCAAGCGAGTCCAGGCGGCGGAGTTTAGCCGCGAGCTGTCCCAAAAGGTGCTGTACGCGCAGCTTCTTCAGGCCAAGGTCGGCCACAAGCTGGGCGGACACCGGCGCTACGGATTCGAGCGGATTCTTGTCGATGAGCATAACCGCCCGGTGCAGAAGCTGGAGCGCGGTCAGACGAAGGCGCTGAACAATCAACGCGTGGTTTACGCCGTCGGCGCGAGCGAAGAGATCGCTGTTATTCGGGATATTTTCCGGTGGTACGGCACCGACTGTATGCCCATGGACGCTATTGCCCGGCGGCTCAATGACATGGGCGTCCCTCCGGCAGACGGCCCGCGTTGGAGCGCGCTGCGGGTCCGCAACATCCTGTCTAACGAGCTGTTGATCGGCATCTACGTGTTCAACCGCACAAGTCAGCCGCTCAAAGGGCCACGCCGAGCTAACCCACCCGATGCCTGGATACGGACGAAGGTGATGGAGCCGGTGATCAGCCGCACGCTGTTCGACAGTGCCGCGCGGCGTCGCCGCATCTGTCGGCGGCGGGTTCCGTCCGAGGAGGCTATCGCTTCTGTCGCGCGCCTGCTCAAGGCTAAGGGCTACCTGACCAACGAGTTGATAGACCGCTGTCCATACACGCCGAGCACACAGACGCTACGCCGTCAGTTCGGATCGCTTCAGGCTGTCTACGACCACCTTGGCTACCGCAATCGGTGGTTCCGCCCGCCCAAAGAGGAGCGACCGAGGACCAAGGAGGAGATGCTCGGGATATTGCGGACTATCTACGAGCGGGATGGCCATGTCAGCGAGGCAATCCTCAACGGCGATCCGTCTTTGCCGAACACGACCCTCTATCGGTACCATTTTGGCAAGCTCACCAACGCATATCGGCTGGCGGGCATCCCCTACGAATATCTCGATTTCAAGCGGCGCGGCGTTGAACTGGGGAAGGCTAGGCGCGCGGGTAAGCGCCGCAGGACGACTGTCCCCAAGTGGACCTCACTCGATCACCTCTATTCCGACGGCCAGTTGCTTGATTGCCTACGCCGACTGCACGACCGGCATGGCTACGTGACGGAGCGTCTGATCCGCACCGAGGCCGAAATGCCGCCGCCCGCGCTGTTCATCGCCCGGTTCGGCTCGCTGACCGAGGCCTACGGACAAGCGGGCATTCGAAAAAGCCGCGCCAACGCCTGGAGCCGGGAGGCTCGCGTGCAGCAGGCGAAGGCGACCATGAACAAGGGCATGGCCATTCCGCTGTCATCCGACTTCCGAGTGGTCTCACGAGTCTATTGA
- a CDS encoding sensor histidine kinase has translation MAEHDLSDGEDDSALLTLVETIEELSATRTIDEVAAVVRSSARRISGADGVAFVLRDNDCCWYLDEDAIGPLWKGKRFPLTACISGWAMLNRQTVVIPDIYQDDRIPHDAYRPTFVKSLVMTPVRTRDPIAALGAYWAKEHTPPPEIVAKLQVMARATAAALESGRLQASLNRELERRTFLMRELDHRVKNTLASVQSIASQTLRTAASPQAFNESFESRLLALSQAHELLTKQAWGKAQLHEILAAALRPFGGLEDGRFVVEGPPIEITPEAAVAVHMTLHELIVNAAKYGALSVPTGEVTVAWRIEDEGGSNPTFALEWRERGGPPVTAPGPKDEGFGSRLIRRGLSRDLGGAAVLDFAPQGLTFTFRAPLSQRLAAA, from the coding sequence ATGGCCGAGCACGACCTGTCGGACGGCGAAGACGATTCCGCCCTCCTGACGCTGGTCGAAACGATCGAGGAACTCTCGGCGACCCGGACCATCGACGAGGTGGCCGCGGTGGTGCGGTCGTCCGCGCGCCGAATCTCGGGCGCCGACGGGGTGGCCTTCGTGCTGCGCGACAACGACTGCTGCTGGTACCTGGACGAGGACGCGATCGGCCCGCTGTGGAAGGGCAAGCGCTTCCCGCTGACCGCCTGCATCTCGGGCTGGGCGATGCTGAACCGCCAGACGGTGGTGATCCCCGACATCTACCAGGACGACCGCATTCCGCACGACGCCTACCGCCCGACCTTCGTCAAGAGCCTGGTGATGACGCCGGTGCGCACCCGCGATCCGATCGCGGCCCTGGGCGCCTACTGGGCCAAGGAGCACACGCCGCCGCCCGAGATCGTCGCCAAGCTGCAGGTGATGGCCCGCGCCACGGCCGCGGCGCTGGAGAGCGGCCGGCTGCAGGCCTCGCTGAACAGGGAGCTGGAGCGGCGCACCTTCCTGATGCGCGAGCTGGACCACCGGGTGAAGAACACCCTGGCCTCGGTTCAGTCGATCGCCAGCCAGACCCTGCGCACGGCCGCCTCGCCGCAGGCCTTCAACGAGTCGTTCGAATCGCGCCTGCTGGCCCTGTCGCAGGCTCACGAGCTGCTCACCAAGCAGGCCTGGGGCAAGGCCCAGCTGCACGAGATCCTGGCCGCGGCCCTGCGGCCGTTCGGCGGGCTGGAGGACGGCCGGTTCGTGGTCGAGGGGCCGCCCATCGAGATCACGCCCGAGGCGGCCGTCGCCGTGCACATGACCCTGCACGAACTGATCGTCAACGCCGCCAAGTACGGGGCCCTGTCGGTCCCGACGGGCGAGGTCACGGTCGCCTGGCGCATCGAGGACGAGGGCGGCTCCAATCCGACCTTCGCGCTGGAATGGCGCGAGCGCGGCGGCCCGCCGGTGACGGCGCCCGGCCCCAAGGACGAGGGCTTCGGCTCGCGGCTGATCCGCCGGGGCCTGTCGCGCGACCTGGGGGGCGCGGCCGTGCTGGACTTCGCGCCGCAGGGGCTGACCTTCACCTTCCGCGCCCCGCTGTCGCAAAGGCTGGCGGCGGCATGA
- a CDS encoding response regulator → MSGRRIMIVEDEALVAMMVEDLLTDLGCEVSGSFGAVGEALAYLDDGKSSLDGAVLDINIGGEMVFPVAEALRAKGVPFVFATGYGALPRKGFEDVTVLSKPINFGHLRDAVHGFGQAA, encoded by the coding sequence ATGAGCGGGCGTCGGATCATGATCGTCGAGGACGAGGCCCTGGTGGCCATGATGGTCGAGGACCTGCTGACCGACCTCGGCTGCGAGGTGTCCGGCTCGTTCGGCGCGGTGGGCGAGGCCCTGGCCTATCTCGACGACGGCAAGTCGTCGCTGGACGGGGCCGTGCTCGACATCAACATCGGCGGCGAGATGGTGTTTCCGGTGGCCGAGGCCCTGCGGGCCAAGGGCGTGCCGTTCGTCTTCGCCACCGGCTACGGGGCCCTGCCGCGCAAGGGCTTCGAGGACGTGACGGTGCTGTCCAAGCCGATCAATTTCGGCCACCTGCGCGACGCCGTGCACGGGTTCGGCCAAGCGGCCTGA
- a CDS encoding WD40/YVTN/BNR-like repeat-containing protein has translation MTALPFGASAAMRALPYRWRNVRVGGGGFVPNVVFSRVEKGLAYLRSDMGGAYRWQASEGRWIPLLDDQAQGSWQGVESVAPDPLDPNVVYLACGMGRPDPAAILRSDNRGADWTVIPVAFRMGGNEDGRGLGERLAVDPNDTRTLYFASRHDGLQVSRDRGATWEKSKSFPLPGLGLNARPAPTHGGLSFVIFDPRSGEPGRGSRTIFVGVADPSEHHLWRSDDGGASWKPVPAPHPYLACKAALDRDGRLYVTYSSGVGPSNVADGAVWRLDTATDAWTEITPARPLPQRGGGFMGVAVDANGAVAVTSLNRWNPHDALWRSTDHGASWTDLYPDARRDVTTTPFLYWGEPQADFGWWMAGLAIDPFDPDFACYTTGATIYATREFTKAAAGRPTTWFPWVEGIEQTAIITLASLPEGPQLLSGFGDISGFVHDDLSVSPTDQFTTPVFGNTNFIDYAGRKPAIVVRSGTPHQRHGGPTLAWSGDHGRTWAPMTAPRIADAPPPPGQGRRGPDPHDDAAIVVNADGAVFMVMTAQPQVTRDRGATWTASRGLPAWVRPVPDRVDPARFTALDLSTGKRFVSTDAGASFAEAPTRGLPADISADQVTWREIPWPLKAVPGQAGRLWFVSTQGLFRSTDGGARFSRIDGGVQVDQLDFGAPPPGKTHPALFAIGRKDGVRAIWRSDDEGESWVRVNDGRHEYGRRFRCLAADMRTYGRVYVGTDGRGIVFGEPA, from the coding sequence ATGACAGCGCTGCCTTTCGGCGCAAGCGCGGCGATGCGCGCCCTGCCCTACCGCTGGCGCAACGTCCGGGTCGGCGGCGGCGGCTTCGTGCCGAACGTGGTGTTCAGCCGCGTCGAGAAGGGCCTGGCCTATCTGCGCTCCGACATGGGCGGCGCCTATCGCTGGCAGGCCTCGGAAGGCCGCTGGATCCCGCTGCTCGACGACCAGGCCCAAGGCAGCTGGCAGGGCGTCGAGAGCGTGGCCCCCGACCCGCTCGACCCGAACGTCGTCTACCTGGCCTGCGGCATGGGCCGGCCCGACCCGGCCGCCATCCTGCGCTCCGACAACCGCGGCGCCGACTGGACCGTGATCCCCGTCGCCTTCCGCATGGGCGGCAACGAGGACGGCCGGGGCCTGGGCGAGCGCCTGGCCGTCGATCCCAACGACACCCGCACCCTTTACTTCGCCTCGCGCCACGACGGCCTGCAGGTCAGCCGCGACCGGGGCGCGACCTGGGAGAAGTCGAAAAGCTTCCCGCTGCCGGGCCTGGGCCTCAACGCCCGCCCCGCGCCTACCCACGGCGGCCTGTCGTTCGTGATCTTCGATCCCCGTAGCGGCGAGCCGGGCCGCGGTTCGAGGACGATCTTCGTCGGCGTCGCCGATCCGTCCGAGCACCACCTGTGGCGCAGCGACGACGGCGGCGCGAGCTGGAAGCCGGTCCCCGCCCCTCACCCCTATCTCGCCTGCAAGGCGGCGCTGGACCGGGACGGCCGGCTCTATGTCACCTATTCCAGCGGCGTTGGTCCGTCGAACGTGGCCGACGGCGCGGTCTGGCGGCTCGATACGGCGACCGACGCCTGGACCGAGATCACCCCCGCCCGGCCCCTGCCCCAGCGCGGCGGCGGCTTCATGGGCGTGGCGGTCGACGCCAACGGCGCGGTGGCCGTCACCAGCCTCAACCGCTGGAACCCGCACGACGCGCTGTGGCGCTCCACCGACCACGGCGCCAGCTGGACCGACCTCTATCCCGACGCCCGCCGCGACGTGACGACGACGCCGTTCCTCTACTGGGGCGAGCCGCAGGCCGACTTCGGCTGGTGGATGGCGGGCCTGGCCATCGATCCGTTCGACCCCGACTTCGCCTGCTACACCACCGGCGCGACCATCTACGCCACGCGCGAGTTCACCAAGGCCGCCGCCGGCCGCCCGACCACCTGGTTCCCATGGGTGGAGGGCATCGAGCAGACGGCGATCATCACCCTGGCCAGCCTGCCCGAAGGTCCCCAGCTGCTCAGCGGCTTCGGCGACATCTCCGGCTTCGTCCACGACGACCTCTCGGTCTCGCCGACCGACCAGTTCACGACGCCCGTGTTCGGCAACACCAACTTCATCGACTATGCCGGCCGCAAGCCCGCCATCGTCGTCCGCAGCGGCACGCCGCACCAGCGCCACGGCGGCCCCACCCTGGCCTGGTCGGGCGACCATGGCCGCACCTGGGCCCCGATGACCGCGCCACGGATCGCGGACGCTCCGCCGCCGCCCGGCCAGGGCCGGCGCGGTCCCGACCCGCACGACGACGCCGCCATCGTCGTCAACGCCGACGGCGCGGTGTTCATGGTCATGACCGCCCAGCCCCAGGTCACCCGCGACCGGGGCGCGACCTGGACCGCCAGCCGGGGTCTGCCCGCCTGGGTCCGCCCCGTGCCCGACCGCGTCGATCCCGCCCGGTTCACGGCCCTCGACCTCTCGACCGGCAAGCGCTTCGTCAGCACCGACGCGGGCGCGAGCTTCGCCGAGGCCCCGACGCGCGGCCTGCCCGCCGACATCTCCGCCGACCAGGTGACCTGGCGCGAAATCCCCTGGCCGCTGAAGGCCGTTCCCGGCCAGGCAGGCCGCCTGTGGTTCGTCTCGACGCAAGGCCTGTTCCGCTCCACCGACGGCGGCGCCCGCTTCTCGCGGATCGACGGCGGCGTGCAGGTCGACCAGCTCGACTTCGGCGCCCCGCCGCCAGGCAAGACCCATCCGGCGCTGTTCGCCATCGGCCGCAAGGACGGGGTGCGGGCGATCTGGCGCTCGGACGACGAGGGCGAGAGCTGGGTCCGCGTCAACGACGGCCGCCACGAGTACGGCCGCCGCTTCCGCTGCCTGGCGGCGGACATGCGGACGTATGGGCGGGTCTATGTCGGTACGGACGGGCGCGGGATCGTCTTCGGCGAGCCGGCCTGA
- a CDS encoding TonB-dependent siderophore receptor gives MPRSLRALLLAAAMSPAVLAAAAHAADAPAMDAAPAADAPAEANLEGVVVTGAKTRTSAVTGLDMSFRETPQSVSIVDQTMIKNFALTSVNDLLAQATGVNVERVETDRTYYNSRGFDITNFQVDGVGLPLIWGIQFGDLDTVLFDRVEVVRGANSMMTGTGNPSATVNYVRKRPTAEFQASGALQYGSWDAKRLEADVSGPLNESGTLRGRLIYANEDKDSYLDHYHVNRNVYAALLAWDVTPNTTATFGWSMQDNRADGVLWGALPLVYSDGSLINYDVSASTSADWTYWDVRDQQAFAEVEHRLDNGWRIKAIATAKRFQEKAKLLYAYADPSIDPVTGLGVKGMAGVYPSIYESYTLDTYASGPFQAFGRTHQLVVGGQVSRSEGHEYEDFSGDTVVYAPVSTWGSTQPTEPTYPGAYLAANETTKLARFYAATHLSVTDQLKVVAGFNALKLKSYGFSYGADQARDEDKVSPYLGATYDVTGNVSLYASYTDIFNPQSEVDSTHRTLAAVHGKSYEAGVKSEWFDGRLYVTGAIFKAKQNGLAAWAGYFDDGKSYYAAQDTESKGYEIEVAGRITDNWRVNAGWTALEIEDSATGADARVFLPRKTLKASTTYTVPSLRNLTVGASVRWQDDIAMDGVPVTQDAYAVFDLMAGVDVTDKIRATLNVRNVGDEKYLNSLMWGQAYYAAPRNASVRLDHRF, from the coding sequence ATGCCCCGATCCCTGCGCGCCCTTCTACTCGCCGCCGCCATGAGCCCGGCCGTGCTGGCCGCCGCCGCCCATGCCGCCGACGCACCCGCGATGGACGCTGCGCCGGCCGCCGACGCGCCGGCCGAGGCGAACCTCGAGGGCGTGGTGGTCACCGGCGCCAAGACCCGCACCTCGGCGGTGACGGGCCTGGACATGAGCTTCCGCGAAACCCCGCAGTCGGTCAGCATCGTCGACCAGACGATGATCAAGAACTTCGCCCTGACCAGCGTCAACGACCTGCTGGCCCAGGCCACGGGCGTCAATGTCGAGCGGGTCGAGACCGACCGCACCTATTACAACTCGCGCGGCTTCGACATCACCAACTTCCAGGTCGACGGCGTGGGCCTGCCGCTGATCTGGGGCATCCAGTTCGGCGACCTCGACACCGTGCTGTTCGACCGCGTGGAAGTGGTGCGCGGCGCCAACAGCATGATGACCGGCACCGGCAACCCGTCGGCCACCGTCAACTATGTGCGCAAGCGCCCGACCGCCGAATTCCAGGCCAGCGGCGCCCTGCAGTACGGCTCGTGGGACGCCAAGCGCCTCGAGGCCGACGTCTCGGGCCCGCTGAACGAGAGCGGCACGCTGCGCGGCCGGCTGATCTACGCCAACGAGGACAAGGACTCCTACCTCGACCACTACCACGTCAACCGCAACGTCTACGCGGCCCTGCTGGCCTGGGACGTGACGCCCAACACCACGGCCACCTTCGGCTGGTCGATGCAGGACAACCGCGCCGACGGCGTGCTGTGGGGCGCCCTGCCGCTGGTCTATTCGGACGGCTCGCTGATCAACTACGACGTCTCGGCCTCGACCTCGGCCGACTGGACCTATTGGGACGTGCGCGACCAGCAGGCCTTCGCCGAGGTGGAGCATCGCCTCGACAACGGCTGGCGGATCAAGGCCATCGCCACGGCCAAGCGCTTCCAGGAAAAGGCCAAGCTGCTCTACGCCTACGCCGATCCCAGCATCGACCCGGTCACGGGCCTGGGCGTGAAGGGCATGGCGGGCGTCTACCCCTCGATCTACGAGAGCTACACGCTGGACACCTACGCCTCGGGTCCGTTCCAGGCCTTCGGCCGCACCCACCAGTTGGTGGTCGGCGGCCAGGTCTCGCGCTCGGAAGGCCACGAGTACGAGGACTTCTCAGGCGACACCGTGGTCTACGCGCCGGTCTCGACCTGGGGCTCTACCCAGCCGACCGAGCCGACCTATCCGGGCGCTTACCTGGCGGCCAACGAGACCACCAAGCTGGCCCGCTTCTACGCCGCCACCCACCTCAGCGTCACCGACCAGCTGAAGGTCGTGGCCGGCTTCAACGCCCTGAAGCTGAAGAGCTACGGCTTCTCGTACGGCGCCGACCAGGCTCGCGACGAGGACAAGGTCAGCCCCTATCTGGGCGCGACCTACGACGTGACCGGCAACGTGTCGCTCTACGCCAGCTATACCGACATCTTCAATCCGCAGTCCGAGGTCGACTCCACGCACCGCACGCTCGCCGCGGTCCACGGCAAGAGCTACGAGGCCGGCGTGAAGAGCGAGTGGTTCGACGGCCGCCTCTACGTGACCGGCGCGATCTTCAAGGCCAAGCAGAACGGCCTGGCCGCCTGGGCCGGCTATTTCGATGACGGCAAGAGCTACTACGCGGCCCAGGACACCGAGTCGAAGGGCTACGAGATCGAGGTCGCCGGCCGGATCACCGACAACTGGCGCGTCAACGCCGGCTGGACGGCCTTGGAGATCGAGGACTCGGCCACGGGCGCCGACGCCCGCGTGTTCCTGCCGCGCAAGACCCTGAAGGCCTCGACCACCTACACCGTGCCGTCGCTGCGCAACCTGACGGTCGGCGCCTCGGTGCGCTGGCAGGACGACATCGCCATGGACGGCGTGCCGGTCACCCAGGACGCCTATGCGGTGTTCGACCTGATGGCCGGCGTCGACGTCACCGACAAGATCCGCGCGACGCTCAACGTCCGCAACGTCGGCGACGAGAAGTACCTGAACAGCCTGATGTGGGGGCAGGCCTACTACGCCGCGCCGCGAAACGCGTCGGTCCGTCTTGACCACCGTTTCTAA
- a CDS encoding PepSY-associated TM helix domain-containing protein, with translation MDARNLDTPYAPPASQPVRRAAGAASAVRAAVRPTLTFIHRWVGLIMAGFLFISGVTGAVISWDHELDDVLNPHLMHAQSGGQALPTLDIVKQVEARDPRVIVSYFPLFAEPGETLAIGVDARQDPKTGKHYELGYNQVFVDPATGAEQGRREWGAVWPIKTETFVSFLYVLHYTLHIPEFWGIDRWGIWLLGVIAILWTLDCFVGFYLTLPPSSTNGRKPAKGFWSRWKPAWQIKTKASAYRINFDIHRAFGLWLWGVLFVVAFTAFSLNLYSEVFYPVMSKVSKVTPTPFDTRVPTSHDNPILPRQTYEAIIAKAQADAKARGFTAPVGGAFYSAHYGIYGVAFHKVGDDHGAGGVGPPYLYYDGADGRYLGERLPWKGTAADIFVQAQFPLHSGRILGVPGRILISLTGLVVAALSVTGVVIWLKKRRARVLRKKPA, from the coding sequence ATGGACGCGCGCAATCTCGATACGCCCTACGCGCCGCCGGCCTCGCAGCCCGTGCGCCGGGCCGCCGGCGCGGCCAGCGCGGTTCGCGCCGCCGTGCGACCGACCCTGACCTTCATCCACCGCTGGGTGGGTCTGATCATGGCCGGCTTCCTGTTCATCTCGGGCGTCACCGGCGCGGTGATCTCGTGGGACCACGAACTGGACGACGTGCTCAACCCGCACCTGATGCATGCCCAGTCGGGCGGCCAGGCCCTGCCCACGCTGGACATCGTCAAGCAGGTCGAGGCGCGCGATCCGCGGGTGATCGTCTCCTACTTTCCGCTGTTCGCCGAGCCGGGCGAGACCCTGGCCATCGGCGTCGACGCCCGCCAGGACCCCAAGACCGGCAAGCACTACGAGCTGGGCTACAACCAGGTGTTCGTCGATCCGGCGACCGGCGCCGAGCAGGGCCGGCGCGAGTGGGGCGCGGTCTGGCCGATCAAGACCGAGACCTTCGTCTCGTTCCTCTACGTGCTGCACTACACCCTGCACATCCCCGAGTTCTGGGGGATCGACCGCTGGGGGATCTGGCTGCTGGGCGTGATCGCCATCCTGTGGACGCTGGACTGCTTCGTCGGCTTCTACCTGACCCTGCCGCCGTCCTCGACTAACGGCCGCAAGCCGGCCAAGGGCTTCTGGAGCCGCTGGAAGCCGGCCTGGCAGATCAAGACCAAGGCCAGCGCCTACCGGATCAACTTCGACATCCACCGGGCGTTCGGCCTGTGGCTGTGGGGCGTGCTGTTCGTGGTGGCCTTCACCGCCTTCTCGCTGAACCTCTACAGCGAGGTGTTCTATCCGGTGATGTCAAAGGTCTCGAAGGTGACGCCGACGCCGTTCGACACTCGCGTGCCGACCAGCCACGACAACCCGATCCTGCCCCGGCAGACCTACGAGGCGATCATCGCCAAGGCTCAGGCCGATGCGAAGGCGCGGGGCTTCACCGCGCCGGTGGGCGGCGCCTTCTATTCGGCGCACTACGGCATCTACGGCGTGGCCTTCCACAAGGTGGGCGACGACCACGGAGCCGGCGGCGTGGGCCCGCCCTACCTCTATTACGACGGCGCCGACGGCCGTTACCTGGGCGAGCGCCTGCCGTGGAAGGGCACGGCGGCCGACATCTTCGTCCAGGCGCAGTTCCCGCTGCACTCGGGCCGGATCCTGGGCGTTCCCGGCCGCATCCTGATCTCGCTGACCGGCCTGGTGGTCGCCGCGCTCAGCGTCACCGGCGTGGTCATCTGGCTGAAGAAGCGCCGGGCCCGCGTGCTGCGGAAGAAGCCGGCCTAG
- a CDS encoding DUF1801 domain-containing protein, with protein sequence MAAEPKTRPTDASVDDFLAASPPARQADAAVVRDLLAEIAGAPAVMWGPSIVGFGAYQTPGPKPMDWPLLGFSPRKTELVLYFASDFPEREALLARLGKHRSAVSCVYIKRLADIDLAVLREMAQASAAWTRGGHTAC encoded by the coding sequence ATGGCCGCCGAACCCAAGACCCGCCCCACCGACGCCAGCGTCGACGACTTCCTGGCCGCCTCGCCGCCGGCCCGCCAGGCCGACGCGGCGGTCGTCCGCGACCTGCTGGCCGAAATCGCCGGCGCGCCGGCCGTGATGTGGGGCCCCTCGATCGTCGGCTTCGGCGCCTACCAGACCCCCGGGCCTAAGCCGATGGACTGGCCGCTCCTGGGCTTCTCGCCGCGCAAGACCGAGCTGGTGCTCTACTTCGCCTCCGACTTCCCCGAACGCGAGGCCCTGCTGGCGCGGCTGGGCAAGCACCGCTCCGCCGTGTCCTGCGTCTACATCAAACGCCTGGCCGACATCGACCTGGCCGTCCTGCGCGAGATGGCGCAGGCCTCCGCCGCCTGGACCCGCGGCGGCCATACGGCCTGCTGA
- a CDS encoding CarD family transcriptional regulator: MSKSGLEFSVGDHVVYPAHGVGTIQGIETQEVAGMSLEVYVITFDHEKMTLRVPTKKAKVAGLRPLAEGDVVSQALTTLKGRARVKRTMWSRRAQEYEAKINSGDLVSIAEVVRDLHRAENQPEQSYSERQLYESALDRMAREVAAIERIDREAAIGILTKSLVKTAA; this comes from the coding sequence ATGAGCAAGAGCGGTCTGGAATTCTCGGTCGGCGATCACGTCGTCTATCCCGCCCACGGCGTGGGGACGATCCAGGGCATCGAGACCCAGGAAGTGGCCGGGATGTCGCTCGAGGTTTACGTCATCACCTTCGACCACGAGAAGATGACCCTTCGCGTCCCGACCAAGAAGGCCAAGGTCGCCGGCCTGCGCCCGCTCGCCGAAGGCGACGTCGTCAGCCAGGCCCTGACCACCCTGAAGGGCCGCGCCCGCGTGAAGCGCACCATGTGGTCGCGCCGCGCCCAGGAATACGAAGCCAAGATCAACTCGGGCGACCTGGTGTCGATCGCCGAGGTGGTCCGCGACCTGCACCGCGCCGAGAACCAGCCGGAACAGTCCTATTCGGAGCGCCAGCTCTATGAATCGGCCCTGGACCGCATGGCCCGTGAAGTCGCCGCCATCGAACGCATCGACCGCGAAGCCGCCATCGGCATCCTGACCAAGTCGCTGGTCAAGACCGCCGCCTGA
- the fdxA gene encoding ferredoxin FdxA encodes MTYIVTDACIRCKFMDCVEVCPVDCFYEGENTLVINPDECIDCGVCEPECPVDAIKPDTEDDADGKWLRINSDYAKVWPNITVKGEPPADRADFERETGKFEKYFSEKPGKGS; translated from the coding sequence ATGACCTACATCGTCACCGACGCCTGCATCCGCTGCAAGTTCATGGACTGCGTCGAGGTGTGCCCGGTGGATTGCTTCTACGAGGGCGAGAACACCCTCGTGATCAATCCGGACGAATGCATCGACTGCGGCGTCTGCGAGCCGGAATGCCCGGTCGACGCCATCAAGCCGGACACCGAGGACGACGCCGACGGCAAGTGGCTGCGGATCAACTCCGACTACGCCAAGGTCTGGCCGAACATCACCGTGAAGGGCGAACCGCCGGCCGACCGCGCCGACTTCGAGCGCGAGACCGGCAAGTTCGAGAAGTACTTCAGCGAAAAGCCCGGCAAGGGCTCCTGA